In the genome of Levilactobacillus yonginensis, the window ATCATATTTCTTCTTCAATGGATTAAACAAGGGTTCCAACAGATGTGTTTCTTCGTACTCATTATTCGTATTCTGATATAAATATTTCGTGAAATCTTGGAAATCAATATATGAAGGAATTAGGTCAAGGTTATCCATTATCTTAACTGGTAAGTCTGTTAGATCTTTCTCCTGTACGCCTACCATCAGAGTTTTTTTAATTGAGTACACGGTATCTTCCTGCTGACTTTTCGTTAACATTAGTGTTTTAGTGGCGTTGGCTTGTGGGTCTAAGTCTGCAACCAACGTATGTATTCCCATTTTAGCTAAGGTATAAGCGATGAGATACGTGTTAGTTGTTTTTCCCACGCCACCCTTTTGATTACCAATCACAATGGTTAATGCCTCATCACGAGACTGTATAGCCTTTACTACGTCTGGAATATCCATAACAACGACCTCCAATTGATTTTTAGTTAGTATACCACAATTTAATAGCAAAAGGGAAATTTCCCTAAATAGTTATTTAGATATATAGAATTAGGGATATATAGAAATTGGGATAAAGGGAAAAAGGGATACTTATCGACTGAGAACACTGTTAGAATGGGAATTAAAAATATCCCTAAATAGAAAAAGGGATATAGGGATAATTCTATTTAGGGATAATTCTATTTGGGGAAAAATAGATAAAGGGAAAAAGGGAAATTAAATATAATTGTTGACAGATATCCTATGAAAGGGCTATAATAATTGGTATTGACAGTCCTATTATATGATGTGCTTTTAACATTATTTCCACCGTTTGCTGTACTAACTGTGAATCATGGGGGACACTGTCAGTAGTTCAAAAGAAGTAATACCTAAAAAACTGCATAAAAAAAACACCCACCGACTGGCATCGGTGAGCGCCACATAAAAGTCATCATCATTTAATGACTATTATATCATGGCCGGTGCGATTTTTAAAGCCCTAGGGGACAAGCTGGGGTCTAAATCCAAGGGGACACGTTTGCCAGTGCGACTTCAATAAGTCTGGCTATACCACAACAAGGTTATCTGTACGGCTGGGTGGTGAATGGTGAGCGCGACCATTAACGGCGCGGGTGGTAAAACGAAGCTTCGGCTTGGTGCCACTGATTAGTTGGTGATCGAACAAACATAAATACGTATCGTCAACGCCTACTAGGGCGTTTTTTAGTAGGTTAAACCGAAAACGTAGGTTTATAATGAGTGGTGGTAGCAATACCGCAATTGTACAGACAAGCGACGGGCGTTAACGACCGACGAACTAAGGGGAAACTTTTAGTAGTAGAATTGTACTCTGGTTCAGTTATTCCAAATAGCTGTTTCCAGGGAACAATTCTGCGCTCAAAACGTCACTCCCTCTAAACTGAATGGAAAACCGTAACCCGTCAAGACAAATTACAAAGAAAAAAAGAAAGTTGGTGGAATTGTTGGAAGGTAAGGATTACATTGTTCCATTGAATCCAGATGTTCCCATTAAGAAGACAATCTACCGGAGTTCTGCAAGAATTACTGAGCGACAAAGGAACCAAGTGAAGAGAGTTTTGCGTAGTCAAGGGTATCAGGGAAGAATTAGTAGTATTCGATACACTCGGGTAAATTACAAGTATTCATTTAAAGTATCAGTGAAGTATCAGGGAAGTGTTGGAAAATTTTTGGTTAATACAAAGAATGATACAGTTGAATTTAAGGGAATGGTACAGGAGTAATCTCAAGAAATTTCACAAAGTACCTTCCCGGTAAATCAGGGATTGAATAGCTAGACCAATTGGTTATCAGAAATTTTCACAAAGGAAAAATATCAGAGTGTTGTTCCAACGGTACCGGATAAGGTTACTTGATATAATCGTGATTATGTTAAC includes:
- a CDS encoding ParA family protein: MDIPDVVKAIQSRDEALTIVIGNQKGGVGKTTNTYLIAYTLAKMGIHTLVADLDPQANATKTLMLTKSQQEDTVYSIKKTLMVGVQEKDLTDLPVKIMDNLDLIPSYIDFQDFTKYLYQNTNNEYEETHLLEPLFNPLKKKYDVILLDVPPFSIEITRNAVIFSDFALISLQTHDDSLSGAEEYVNTLSKLQQEYQLDIEVIGILPMLHDARNGVDQTIIQSAKDEFGEENVFTNIVTQMARIKRFPINGITDKDRFDKRVLDKYQQVTDELLSRIGLFIDDKEAK